The window AAACACCGGCACCGTCGGCGCGCAGCTCATTTCGCGGCACTGGGTGATCACCGATGCGAACAACCACGTTGATGAAGTGCGCGGCCTGGGCGTGGTCGGTCACCAGCCGTTGCTGCAGCCGGGCGAACAGTTTGAATACACCAGCGGCACCCAGCTCGCCACCGCGCAAGGCTCGATGACCGGCGAATACTTCTGCGTGGCCGAAGATGGCCATCAGTTCGAGACCAAGATTCCCGAATTCGTGCTGTCGCTGCCACGCACCCTGCACTGATATCCGCGATCAGTGGGCGGT of the Massilia violaceinigra genome contains:
- the apaG gene encoding Co2+/Mg2+ efflux protein ApaG, translated to MAAYEFTVTVRTQYLPEQSDPSRSNYVFTYSITIKNTGTVGAQLISRHWVITDANNHVDEVRGLGVVGHQPLLQPGEQFEYTSGTQLATAQGSMTGEYFCVAEDGHQFETKIPEFVLSLPRTLH